ACACAAACTAATCAAATTTTAACTTTTACAGTTTTATTTTCATAGTTTCTAAAAACTATATAATCCTCATTTTTTTCAATTATATAATTTGGAAGGACAGGGACTTTACCAAGTCCACCTAAAAGGTCAACGGCAAAGGTTGGTATTCCAAGTCCTGACAATCTTCCTCTTAAATACTCCATGATTTCTAAACCGACTTCTAACGGTGTTCTAAAATGATACACTCCTTTCGTTGGGTCGCATTGAAAAAGATAGTATGGTTTTATTTTTGCTTTAAGTAAATCTCTCATAAGATTTTCTATTGTTTCTTTACTATCGTTGATTCCTTTTAGTAAAACGGTTTGATTTAAAACAGGTGTTCCTGTTGATAGAATGTTTTTTACAGCTTTCTTTGTTTCTGATGTTATTTCATTTGGATGATTAAAATGTGTAATAAGCCAAACTTTATCGTATTTTTCAAATAGTTGTAATAGTTTTTCATCGTAGAATCTGTAAGGATTTGCAACAAGCTCTCTGCTTCCGATTCTTATAACATCAATATGTGATATCTCATAAAGATTTTTGAGAATATATTCTATCTTTTTATTTGGGAGGGTTAGGGGGTCTCC
This is a stretch of genomic DNA from Sulfurihydrogenibium sp. YO3AOP1. It encodes these proteins:
- a CDS encoding KamA family radical SAM protein, with the protein product MQNLEENFWQKIHLYKDISKEQWQDWKWQIANRTTSLNELKQIIPIKNEEDFLKISEIFHFGTTPYYISLINPNDENDPILKQILPDIKEIDEKYQEGAFLDPFLEDVKSPVPGLTHRYPDRVLFRATNFCSVYCRHCMRKRMFLEDERARTKEEYDAMFEYIRNNKSIKEVLISGGDPLTLPNKKIEYILKNLYEISHIDVIRIGSRELVANPYRFYDEKLLQLFEKYDKVWLITHFNHPNEITSETKKAVKNILSTGTPVLNQTVLLKGINDSKETIENLMRDLLKAKIKPYYLFQCDPTKGVYHFRTPLEVGLEIMEYLRGRLSGLGIPTFAVDLLGGLGKVPVLPNYIIEKNEDYIVFRNYENKTVKVKI